The sequence CTGGCGCACGGCCCGCGCGGCCCCCAGCACTCCCTCCTCGCGTCCCCTCAAGAGCATCTCCATCCTCAAGCCCCTCTGTGGGGTGGATGACGACCTCGAGGCCAACCTGGAGTGCTTCGCCACGCTGGACTATCCAGCCTACGAGCTGGTGCTCGGGGTGAAGGACACGAGGGATCCCGCCTATCCCGTGGCCCAGGCGGCGGTGGCGCGCTGGCCGAAGCGGGTACGCCTGGTGGTGCAGCAGGGCGAGCCCGGCCTCAACCCCAAGGTGAACCAGCTCGTCACCCTGGCGGCGGCGGCCCGCAACGAGCTGCTGCTCATCAGCGACTCCAACACCCGCGTGGAGCCGGGCTACCTGGAGGAAATCTCCCACACCTTCGAGGATCCCCGCGTGGGCTGCATGTCGCACCCCATCAGTGGGTTGGGCGAGCAGACGCTGGGCTCGCTCATGGACAACCTGTACCAGTGCACCTCGGCGGGCGCGGGGCAGATCTCCGCCAAGCTGGCCGCGGGCCAGGATCTCGTGGTGGGCAAGTCCATGGTGCTGCGCCGCTCGGTGGTGGAGGCGCTGGATGGCTTCCGCGCGGTGGCCAACGTGCTGGCCGAGGACTTCGTCATTGGCCAGTGGGTGACGCGGCGCATGGCCCTGCGCTCGGTGGTGGCGCGTGCCCCCGTCTACAACGTGTCCCAGAAGAAGAGCGTGAAGACCTTCTTCAAGCGCTATGTGCGCTGGAGCATCATCCACCACACCTGCATCCCCACGCCGCTGTACCTGGCGCAGTCCATCCTCAACCCCACGCCCTGGGCCCTGCTGGGCGTGATGCTGTCGCCCTCGGCGCAGACGCTCGAGGCGGCCGGCGCGGTGGTGGGGGTGAAGCTGATCCACGACGTGGCCGTCTTCCGGATGATGCGGCCCGGACAGCGCACCCGGTGGGTGACGGTGCCCGCGGTGCTGCTCAAGGACATGTTGCTCTTCGCCGCCTGGGTCAACGGGCTGTTCGCCCGCTCGGTGGACTGGCGAGGCCACTCCCTGCGGGTCATGGCCGGCTCGCACCTGGTCGCGCCGCCCTCCGCCCTGCCCGCCCCCATCCCCCTGCCGGCGCCCCTGGCCGCGGCCGAGTCCGAGGACCGGGGCGAGCTGCTCGCGGGCTGACGGGTTCACCGGGACGTCACCGGCCGCCCCCACAAGAGTTACCTGGGGGCCATGGCCGTGTTTCAGCGGGTGGGTACATCCCCACCATGCACCTGCGAACCCTGGCGCATCTGTCGGATCTCCACCTGGATCTCACCCCCGAGAGTGACACCACGGCCCGCGCGCTCGTGGAGAGCCTGCTCGCCGAGAGCGTGGACCATGTGGTGGTCACCGGGGACCTGACCCACCAGGGGAGTCAGCGTGAGTACAAGCGCTTCCGGGAGCTCTTCGCCCCGCTGCTCGACGCCGGGCGGCTCACCTTCATCCCCGGCAACCATGATCGCACGGGCGAGGACGCGGGGAGCCGGTGGATGAACGGGCGCAAGGTGCGGGTCGAGCACGCCGAGGGCCTGTACCTGGTGTGCGTGGACTCCACGGGCCCGCACAACCGCAACTACTTCGCCTGCCACGGCGTGTTGACGCCCGGGGTGCTGGACGCCGTGGACGAGGCCCTGTGCGCCGCGCCGCGCGACGTGCTCACCGCGGTGCTGCTGCACCACCACGTGCTGCCCCTGCCGGAGGAGAGCTTCCCGGAGCGGCTGGCCACGCGCATGGGCTGGCCCCACGCCTCGGAGCTCGCGCTGGGCGCCGAGCTGGTGCAGCGGGTGCAGGGCCGGTGCGATCTCATCCTCCATGGACACCGGCACGTGCCCCGCGAGTTCGACCTGGGGACGCCCCGGGGACGAGGGCTGCGCATCTACAACTCGGGCAGCTCCACGGAGATGGGCCGCTTCCGTGTCTTCTCACATGCGACGGGCCGGCTGACGGGGGCTCCGGTCTGGTACCGGGCCGCCCTGCCCCCCTCGCGCAAGCGCTCGTCGGCCCCCAACGTGGGACCGGCGTTGCAGTACCTGGCCTCGCAGCTGACGATGGCGCTCCTCTAGCTACTCCCGTGCGCCCTCGCGCAGGCCCAGCACGATGACGGCCCACTCGTCCGTGGCGTCCCGGTACGTCTCGATGCGCT is a genomic window of Cystobacter fuscus DSM 2262 containing:
- a CDS encoding ceramide glucosyltransferase; translated protein: MFSTHALGLALLVAAALGSFALSVQLFCVWLHHWRTARAAPSTPSSRPLKSISILKPLCGVDDDLEANLECFATLDYPAYELVLGVKDTRDPAYPVAQAAVARWPKRVRLVVQQGEPGLNPKVNQLVTLAAAARNELLLISDSNTRVEPGYLEEISHTFEDPRVGCMSHPISGLGEQTLGSLMDNLYQCTSAGAGQISAKLAAGQDLVVGKSMVLRRSVVEALDGFRAVANVLAEDFVIGQWVTRRMALRSVVARAPVYNVSQKKSVKTFFKRYVRWSIIHHTCIPTPLYLAQSILNPTPWALLGVMLSPSAQTLEAAGAVVGVKLIHDVAVFRMMRPGQRTRWVTVPAVLLKDMLLFAAWVNGLFARSVDWRGHSLRVMAGSHLVAPPSALPAPIPLPAPLAAAESEDRGELLAG
- a CDS encoding metallophosphoesterase family protein encodes the protein MHLRTLAHLSDLHLDLTPESDTTARALVESLLAESVDHVVVTGDLTHQGSQREYKRFRELFAPLLDAGRLTFIPGNHDRTGEDAGSRWMNGRKVRVEHAEGLYLVCVDSTGPHNRNYFACHGVLTPGVLDAVDEALCAAPRDVLTAVLLHHHVLPLPEESFPERLATRMGWPHASELALGAELVQRVQGRCDLILHGHRHVPREFDLGTPRGRGLRIYNSGSSTEMGRFRVFSHATGRLTGAPVWYRAALPPSRKRSSAPNVGPALQYLASQLTMALL